The Mesomycoplasma ovipneumoniae genome window below encodes:
- a CDS encoding P110/LppT family adhesin N-terminal domain, giving the protein MKKEIRNKVLIVLAGLSFIGITAGVGIGLQRSALNSSYQALFDNDKSETKLNPPINDADLVAAISNFSLKPEWSKISASQAFKLHTDPLYAFKLSQAVDFSKVDNKFSDLFFDIQVTEETKVESNSIKNLTVFVFDKKTKKEVASRAFSASLSGFSAIANQDFLENFIAESSKYNLDKSQLTKKFASDSIFPSAFALKFQDQLLTNLRKISPEIFSGATASPVSAASGVATQFQETGSTGSGGNGGTGAGTGGGTAAGGTDGASTGATGGTNGNTASNGAGAGAQNGANQPSVSTPSPEAPKAPKAPEVPLVSTLKPTNSNLELAFKQTLESFGGLELIAASGLQSLIPNEYTLLPVTSEKSLVKIDIDDTKGTAKIWLKLLDQSNKEKLIGLDITGLSSVESVQNKIFAKINKNQNKYISLKPQVAEYFRKNPSQSLAKLISDYQKQSSAAGSMVAKVFEEYHKDNDKIKKALMPESTTGSESASSESEFDKKLKELASAGEKNSQDAVKKYLKDEYNIDVPDSTTSTSGGGAETQPVAVQASVAAVSSTTEPQAQQQEQQQESQVPEVHVEQQQQESQVQEQQEQQAQQETQTQQQQTEPTAEDIAKKDKAFYAPYFEIYNYQLPTMQSGDKSVLVTPDQIDFWFETNSNLKVGDYNFDFSIDQNQGEPSSAKTLKLNVNFQADSNFKLEVSPENVPYLEVYEGIEKPKVQSTESQTVNVAVATTTAPESYKFTGWTFPITIDFKGSKTQQELEKLVGNNHKVDFNNSLPYLLFQSDLDNIFKTAKLDSWFSLSDSEKNQAKAYLKSTLNPISNPTSLQKPKVEAAPAPAPAAPANPPANPPANPPAPANPPASGSGGSAASGSTSGSSSDASSSSSSSSSSSSGSSSTAAATSASSVANSATPFQDSATPPAQEKEETFAFGDYLINYLDKFGTFTLAQGQKLAISSQYDEKNRSYNFVFEVRDSDNDAIASSVFGLVGINKNNGALRKSLPYGPDVFIDGSSGLEYHAHDGTPSKPILTNISSANNTAFQFKVNNFTDNSALDNLLQDNGFYNQRAANGKGLAIKQPLIYEFDGESKRIAKGLGRQVEKSTMDKGVLYFTFKLSDVLAKPDTLLNQSYKLLSTAPDAINGAFGATHLELFRTFDQKDDTGIFTTLNLGWTINKARSLSIDKSQIPTTEHDWQTKGLVVFRDADATSPDASSKLYDYGKETIEKLEQGEFEALKESAKLFGSTNSSGGAGGAGGSGSAGSAPGAQTSQPSANIKPEDVNEIFKNFWPEGHNTPLLAQGQGQLYQDGIWFNHTRPNGNVALESFLDKTLILEVRIDDSSVTFSLIAQREPNQDPYVWTSQLKSIYKDAKRNINPDTPIGVLFGRGIDYSQIGDRIINSLDDSSTNERDGITFKSLAVFKGERLLKDDKARLEVRKAFIDQYFK; this is encoded by the coding sequence ATGAAAAAAGAAATTCGCAACAAAGTATTAATAGTTTTAGCGGGACTTAGTTTCATCGGAATTACAGCCGGAGTTGGTATTGGTCTTCAACGATCAGCACTTAACTCGTCATATCAAGCATTATTTGATAATGATAAGTCCGAAACGAAATTAAACCCGCCAATAAACGATGCTGATTTGGTCGCTGCCATCAGCAATTTTAGTCTAAAACCTGAATGAAGCAAAATTTCAGCTTCACAAGCATTTAAATTACATACAGATCCATTATATGCTTTTAAATTAAGTCAAGCAGTTGATTTTTCAAAAGTTGATAATAAATTTTCTGATTTATTTTTTGACATTCAAGTAACTGAAGAAACAAAGGTTGAGTCAAATTCAATTAAGAACCTAACCGTTTTTGTTTTTGATAAAAAAACAAAAAAAGAAGTAGCAAGTCGTGCTTTTAGTGCTAGTCTTTCTGGATTTAGTGCTATTGCCAACCAAGATTTTCTTGAAAATTTCATTGCCGAGTCTTCAAAATACAATCTTGATAAATCTCAACTAACTAAAAAGTTTGCTTCAGATTCAATTTTTCCTTCAGCTTTTGCCCTTAAATTTCAAGATCAATTACTAACCAATCTTCGTAAGATTTCTCCTGAAATTTTTAGTGGAGCAACTGCCAGCCCAGTTAGTGCTGCTTCTGGAGTGGCAACTCAGTTTCAAGAAACTGGATCAACCGGATCTGGTGGAAATGGAGGAACAGGAGCAGGAACTGGCGGAGGAACAGCCGCAGGTGGGACAGATGGAGCATCAACCGGAGCAACCGGAGGAACAAATGGTAACACTGCTTCAAACGGAGCAGGCGCTGGAGCCCAAAATGGTGCAAATCAACCAAGCGTAAGCACTCCTTCACCTGAAGCTCCTAAAGCACCTAAGGCTCCTGAAGTTCCTTTAGTTTCTACATTAAAACCAACAAATTCTAATCTTGAACTTGCATTTAAACAAACTTTAGAATCATTTGGTGGACTTGAATTAATTGCTGCTTCTGGACTACAAAGTTTAATTCCAAATGAGTATACTTTATTACCAGTTACTTCTGAAAAATCACTAGTTAAAATTGATATTGATGACACAAAAGGTACTGCAAAAATTTGACTAAAATTATTGGATCAATCCAACAAAGAAAAATTAATTGGACTAGACATTACTGGTCTTAGTTCAGTTGAATCAGTTCAAAATAAAATATTTGCAAAAATAAACAAAAATCAAAATAAATATATTAGTCTAAAACCACAAGTTGCGGAATATTTTAGAAAAAATCCAAGCCAAAGTCTTGCTAAATTAATTTCTGATTATCAAAAACAAAGTTCAGCTGCAGGCTCAATGGTGGCTAAAGTTTTTGAAGAATATCATAAAGATAATGATAAAATCAAGAAAGCACTTATGCCTGAGTCTACAACTGGGTCTGAATCAGCATCTTCTGAAAGTGAATTTGACAAAAAATTAAAAGAACTTGCTTCAGCAGGAGAAAAGAATTCACAGGATGCAGTCAAAAAATATTTAAAAGATGAATATAATATTGATGTCCCAGATTCAACTACCTCAACTTCTGGTGGGGGTGCTGAAACCCAACCTGTTGCAGTTCAAGCTTCAGTTGCAGCAGTTAGCTCAACTACCGAACCTCAGGCTCAACAGCAAGAACAGCAACAAGAATCTCAAGTTCCAGAAGTGCATGTTGAACAGCAACAACAGGAATCTCAAGTTCAAGAACAACAAGAACAGCAAGCACAACAAGAAACTCAGACTCAACAGCAACAAACTGAGCCAACTGCTGAAGACATAGCTAAAAAAGATAAAGCCTTTTACGCACCTTATTTTGAAATTTATAATTATCAATTACCAACTATGCAGTCTGGAGACAAATCTGTTTTAGTTACCCCAGATCAAATAGATTTTTGATTTGAAACTAACAGTAATCTTAAAGTTGGTGATTATAATTTTGATTTTTCAATAGATCAAAATCAAGGTGAGCCAAGTTCAGCTAAAACTTTAAAACTTAATGTTAATTTTCAAGCTGATTCTAATTTCAAATTAGAAGTAAGTCCTGAAAATGTTCCATATTTAGAAGTTTATGAGGGTATTGAAAAACCAAAAGTTCAAAGCACTGAGTCTCAAACAGTAAATGTTGCTGTTGCAACAACTACAGCTCCAGAATCATATAAATTTACAGGTTGAACATTTCCAATCACAATCGATTTTAAAGGTTCTAAAACTCAACAAGAACTTGAAAAATTAGTTGGTAATAATCACAAAGTAGATTTCAATAATTCACTTCCTTATTTATTATTCCAATCAGATTTAGATAATATTTTCAAAACTGCAAAACTTGATTCATGATTTAGTCTTTCAGATAGTGAAAAAAATCAAGCCAAAGCTTATTTAAAATCAACACTAAATCCAATTAGTAATCCAACTAGCTTGCAAAAACCTAAAGTTGAAGCTGCCCCAGCTCCGGCACCGGCAGCTCCTGCAAATCCACCGGCAAATCCACCGGCAAATCCACCGGCTCCGGCAAATCCACCGGCTTCAGGTTCAGGTGGTTCAGCAGCTTCAGGTTCAACTTCTGGCTCAAGTTCAGACGCTTCTTCTAGCTCAAGTTCAAGTTCAAGTTCTTCTTCTGGCTCAAGTTCAACCGCTGCAGCAACTTCTGCATCTTCGGTAGCAAATAGTGCAACACCTTTCCAAGATTCAGCAACTCCTCCAGCTCAAGAAAAAGAAGAAACATTTGCTTTTGGTGATTATTTAATTAATTATCTTGATAAGTTTGGAACATTTACATTAGCACAAGGTCAAAAATTAGCAATATCAAGTCAATATGACGAAAAAAATCGTTCATATAATTTTGTTTTTGAAGTTCGTGATAGCGATAATGATGCAATTGCCTCATCAGTATTTGGACTTGTTGGTATAAATAAAAATAATGGCGCCCTAAGAAAATCGCTTCCATATGGACCAGATGTTTTCATTGATGGAAGTTCAGGGCTTGAATATCATGCTCATGATGGAACTCCATCTAAGCCAATTTTAACTAATATTAGCTCAGCAAACAACACAGCATTCCAATTTAAAGTAAATAATTTTACTGACAATAGTGCACTTGATAATTTACTTCAAGACAATGGCTTTTATAACCAAAGAGCCGCTAACGGAAAAGGCCTAGCAATTAAGCAACCGCTTATTTATGAATTTGACGGTGAAAGTAAACGAATTGCCAAAGGACTCGGACGCCAAGTTGAGAAATCAACAATGGATAAAGGGGTTTTATATTTCACCTTTAAACTTAGCGATGTTTTAGCAAAACCAGATACACTCCTAAATCAATCATATAAATTATTATCAACTGCTCCAGATGCCATAAATGGTGCATTTGGTGCAACTCATCTTGAATTATTCCGTACTTTTGATCAAAAAGACGACACTGGAATTTTTACAACACTAAATCTAGGTTGAACAATTAATAAAGCTCGTTCATTGTCAATTGACAAGAGTCAAATTCCAACAACTGAACATGATTGACAAACAAAAGGACTAGTTGTTTTCCGTGATGCAGATGCAACAAGTCCAGATGCTTCATCTAAACTTTATGATTATGGAAAAGAAACAATTGAAAAATTAGAGCAAGGTGAATTTGAAGCACTCAAAGAGTCTGCTAAATTGTTTGGAAGTACAAATAGTTCAGGTGGCGCAGGTGGTGCAGGGGGTTCAGGAAGCGCAGGCAGCGCACCCGGCGCCCAAACTTCTCAACCATCAGCAAACATTAAACCTGAAGACGTAAATGAAATTTTTAAAAACTTCTGACCTGAAGGTCACAATACTCCCCTCCTCGCCCAAGGTCAAGGACAATTGTATCAAGATGGTATCTGATTTAATCACACAAGACCAAACGGAAATGTTGCACTTGAGTCATTTTTAGATAAAACCCTAATTTTAGAAGTTCGTATTGATGATTCTTCAGTTACATTTAGTTTGATTGCCCAAAGAGAACCAAACCAAGATCCATATGTTTGAACAAGTCAACTAAAATCAATTTATAAAGATGCTAAACGCAATATTAACCCTGATACCCCAATTGGTGTATTGTTTGGACGTGGAATTGATTATTCCCAAATTGGAGATCGAATAATTAATAGTCTTGATGATTCTTCAACCAATGAACGTGATGGAATCACATTCAAATCTCTTGCTGTCTTTAAAGGTGAGAGACTACTTAAAGATGACAAAGCTCGTCTTGAGGTACGTAAAGCTTTTATTGATCAATATTTTAAATAA
- a CDS encoding P97 family adhesin, translating to MQKNKAKILIGSAAAIVLMSTVFGTVAGLAAKTRYRGVNPTQGVVSQLGLIDSVSFKPTVAHFTSDYKTVKQALLGGKTFNAQSSEFSDFASKFNFLTNNGRSVLAIPNKYKVVIEKFEAQDEQQRFFLSFHLEETLEDKNVARSATKSIYLSVVDAPRAALAQFSDIVDSNFANLVPSPLSHFSSTSVRPLALTRADDFAKTLNEFQSLEDFESHLSKFFDIQAIKAKIRLESQGFGFAKGDLEEPFEFSFVKNPQNPNEWATSLNQEVPSVRLYLKTEFTSQAKATLANYKNKDESFLTSIDLIGKDKSTWFANTKDLSDQLDVNLLDASDYFVDPDKPQTDALQEPETLLPSSLSLFQRDSLRESSGSIGKFSLFRYDAINFYKQLQELVSKPAAIKDIVDASLSRGLTFSFGKYDLLFDNLRQHLDYDFLVSNAKIRQNSVSKKLFIELPIKIKLKSSIFGDSGQDIKTVLEKTVSFKLDNFRDQSIEDALASLYPELSQQLKELKKAQSGQQAQQLADTSPIQSQWEGKTLGATKENPYDISQGAPESYLLSKFEIQQLINQKDYKKLIELLSATNSYNIDFKLGSTLANQSIQVPSETEIANLNVTIDSAQALKNADIYSVSTSAFKNRASLFAYFRHLLSLDPKEAVKKLVDIGSQIGLEFEGYQDLPLNPTLADLAKVKIHTQFDNYQHTQAFVNQQETDFNVTKFGLKLLDFNGYFANDIKSPNQGMALFLPSSLDFSSTQSTSSQPSSGDSTTQQDWKTEITNKLVGDQLAQLPFAIWDKIIGQEKAPDNSQKLTTKILNNYQEAIKIAKQPAFWNTLDGNSSQVPFKDSQFSKIASLKDLVFAFYTQAALTNNWNEYQDSGARPSIKFEIQEDAQTSNTQDSNIIGLSIKYVVGFDDNAGNFVDDVISSTPQTIFVRTSGQSEAQVKQRNNLNQMIDDAPLSSQSLILDAEKFGHLQILANSIYDKKKPAPEVVPPRKSQFRWIDDKVPVEPRPEIQSTAPNQDEFFKDKLKPVAVEVSTFASLEESPYFASPFQDDSQNNQNSDSTSQDQNEDLQTLKQKLEILLGQEFSSYFSQLDPNLTFEIDSVKEISPQVYSVSLSLVKTINDGNKTTKVKSDKSLSLIVHKQQTNIPELAKSPEVSNTSWAKQYNPDQPLANSTTITLEFKNPIPVDASGRPTSQWLSSVPVTIHPVLLTQVERALDIPWERTNAELAKKTNQDTWAGGFKKNRVQAQADKTTKKKGLEDAAKTLTDTLKPTNEPDLPPSVFQSKIYLSLNQQINTSTQVRVENLRRVSEKVLSFDLDSTNIKRLINAPIEIASSLTTDEVYNQLSLTNNQHSNFAFIKPKFVVEKTVGIPWQTIKKPTTSKSIDLNRDPNWYRNAIKSRNTQLNRLYNSTKPEDTLSLGNNVYMTIKNDHDPLTSLLSGDPADNLQALSFQVYDPSNFISKYAKSKNPQQVNTSTSDSSSTSPKSQLDLYSYRLNKTLETNERKGWTNVHPSQSLNVRSNLRLPNNYLNIILNQPTKVTFYNSSDFIRDLFSDPNSKDEDIKKYSWAVKEKVGSNAVDWGTSYFNLWYPKEIIEKQPNIITANLTDLLFVDPDELENNQKMIAPNLVQWWPNFRNSETAVIQTTENSTAKSKVLQNPIGWTKIQDGGYNLRVRKTSFNRETRTFTLTTNIPVPTQDYSQVVKDTDDWRFVFQNEDKQIAMLKATLVTDKSSNPDYKNNGALQFETVIPDHFFSSNVRFAGIFKQEDKKLKWLPIIDTEYIIDDRYFENITSDTLDFKNANARGLTNNAFGNVFKEFNIHKPKITN from the coding sequence ATGCAAAAGAATAAGGCAAAAATATTGATCGGTAGTGCCGCTGCAATTGTACTAATGTCGACGGTCTTTGGAACTGTTGCCGGCCTTGCTGCTAAAACTAGATATCGCGGAGTTAATCCTACCCAAGGTGTTGTTAGTCAACTTGGACTAATTGATTCAGTCAGCTTTAAGCCCACTGTTGCTCACTTTACAAGTGATTATAAAACTGTTAAACAAGCACTTTTAGGCGGTAAAACTTTTAATGCCCAAAGCAGTGAATTTAGCGATTTTGCAAGTAAATTCAATTTTTTAACTAATAATGGCCGTAGTGTTTTAGCAATTCCAAACAAATATAAAGTAGTTATTGAAAAATTTGAAGCCCAAGACGAACAACAACGTTTTTTCCTTTCATTTCATTTGGAAGAAACTCTTGAAGACAAAAATGTTGCCCGCTCGGCAACAAAATCAATTTACCTTTCGGTAGTTGATGCCCCGCGTGCAGCTCTGGCTCAATTTAGTGATATTGTTGACTCAAATTTTGCTAATTTAGTCCCAAGTCCGCTTTCTCATTTTTCATCTACTTCTGTTAGACCTTTAGCCTTAACTCGTGCTGATGATTTTGCAAAAACATTAAATGAATTTCAATCACTTGAGGATTTTGAGTCTCATTTAAGCAAATTTTTTGATATTCAGGCAATTAAAGCTAAAATTCGTCTTGAGTCCCAAGGTTTTGGTTTTGCCAAAGGTGACTTAGAAGAGCCTTTTGAATTTAGTTTTGTTAAAAATCCACAAAATCCAAATGAGTGAGCAACAAGTCTCAACCAAGAAGTTCCTTCTGTTAGATTATATTTAAAAACTGAATTTACTAGTCAGGCAAAAGCAACACTAGCTAATTACAAAAATAAAGACGAGTCATTTTTAACTTCAATTGACTTAATTGGCAAAGATAAGTCTACTTGATTTGCTAATACCAAAGATCTAAGCGATCAACTCGATGTTAATTTACTTGATGCTTCTGATTATTTTGTTGATCCAGATAAGCCTCAGACTGATGCACTACAAGAACCTGAGACTTTACTTCCTTCATCACTTAGTCTTTTTCAACGTGATTCATTAAGAGAGTCTTCTGGATCAATTGGTAAATTTTCTTTGTTTCGTTATGATGCAATTAATTTTTATAAACAACTTCAAGAACTTGTAAGTAAGCCAGCAGCAATTAAAGATATAGTTGATGCTAGCCTAAGTCGCGGTCTAACTTTTTCATTTGGTAAATACGATTTACTTTTTGATAATTTACGCCAACATCTTGATTATGACTTTTTAGTTTCAAATGCTAAAATTCGTCAAAATTCAGTTTCAAAAAAATTATTTATTGAACTGCCAATTAAAATTAAACTTAAATCTTCAATTTTTGGCGACAGCGGCCAAGACATTAAAACTGTTTTGGAAAAAACTGTAAGTTTTAAACTTGATAATTTCCGTGACCAAAGTATCGAAGATGCCTTAGCTAGCCTTTATCCTGAACTTAGTCAGCAACTCAAAGAACTTAAAAAGGCTCAAAGCGGCCAACAAGCTCAGCAACTTGCTGATACTTCGCCAATTCAGTCTCAATGAGAAGGCAAAACCCTTGGGGCAACTAAAGAAAATCCTTATGATATCAGTCAAGGTGCACCTGAGTCTTATTTACTTTCAAAATTCGAAATTCAACAATTAATTAACCAAAAAGACTATAAAAAACTAATTGAGCTCTTAAGTGCTACAAATAGTTATAATATTGACTTTAAATTAGGTTCAACTTTAGCAAACCAAAGTATTCAAGTTCCTAGTGAGACAGAAATTGCTAATTTAAATGTAACAATTGACTCAGCTCAGGCATTAAAAAATGCTGATATTTATTCAGTTTCAACTTCAGCATTTAAAAATCGTGCTTCTTTATTTGCTTATTTTCGCCATCTTTTATCATTAGATCCTAAAGAAGCAGTTAAAAAACTTGTTGATATAGGTAGCCAAATTGGTCTTGAATTTGAAGGCTACCAAGACTTACCATTAAATCCAACTCTGGCTGATTTAGCAAAAGTAAAAATTCATACTCAATTTGATAACTACCAACACACCCAAGCTTTTGTTAACCAACAAGAAACAGACTTTAATGTAACAAAATTTGGTCTTAAGCTTCTTGATTTTAATGGTTATTTTGCTAATGATATTAAAAGTCCAAATCAAGGAATGGCTTTATTTTTACCTTCAAGTCTAGATTTTAGTTCAACTCAGTCAACTTCAAGCCAACCAAGTTCAGGTGATTCAACCACTCAACAAGACTGAAAAACTGAAATTACTAATAAACTTGTTGGCGACCAATTAGCCCAATTACCTTTTGCAATTTGGGATAAAATTATTGGCCAAGAAAAAGCCCCAGACAACAGTCAAAAACTAACAACTAAAATTCTTAATAATTATCAAGAAGCAATTAAAATCGCTAAACAACCAGCTTTTTGAAATACTCTTGATGGTAATTCATCTCAAGTTCCATTTAAAGATAGTCAATTTAGTAAAATTGCTAGTCTTAAAGATTTAGTTTTTGCCTTTTATACCCAAGCTGCTTTAACTAATAATTGAAATGAATATCAAGACTCAGGAGCACGTCCTTCAATTAAATTTGAAATTCAAGAAGATGCCCAGACTTCTAACACTCAAGATTCAAACATAATTGGTCTAAGTATCAAATATGTTGTTGGCTTTGACGATAATGCTGGCAATTTTGTTGATGATGTTATTTCATCAACACCCCAGACTATTTTTGTTCGTACATCAGGACAATCTGAGGCACAAGTAAAACAAAGAAATAATTTAAACCAAATGATTGATGATGCTCCACTTTCAAGTCAATCATTAATTCTTGATGCTGAAAAATTTGGTCATTTACAAATTCTTGCTAATTCAATTTATGACAAGAAAAAACCAGCACCAGAAGTAGTTCCTCCAAGAAAATCACAATTCCGTTGAATTGATGACAAAGTTCCTGTTGAGCCTCGTCCAGAAATTCAAAGTACCGCCCCAAATCAAGATGAATTTTTCAAAGACAAACTAAAACCAGTTGCTGTTGAGGTCTCAACTTTCGCCAGCCTTGAAGAGAGCCCTTATTTTGCTAGTCCATTCCAAGATGATAGTCAAAATAATCAAAATTCTGATTCAACAAGTCAAGATCAAAACGAAGATTTACAAACACTAAAACAAAAACTAGAAATTCTTTTAGGCCAAGAATTTAGTTCTTATTTTAGTCAGCTTGATCCAAATCTTACTTTTGAAATTGACTCAGTCAAAGAAATCTCACCACAAGTCTACAGTGTTAGTCTTTCATTAGTAAAAACTATTAATGATGGAAATAAAACAACCAAAGTTAAATCAGATAAAAGTCTAAGTCTAATAGTACACAAACAACAAACTAATATTCCTGAATTAGCTAAATCTCCTGAGGTCTCAAATACTTCATGGGCAAAACAATACAATCCTGATCAGCCCTTGGCTAATTCAACAACAATAACTTTAGAGTTCAAAAATCCAATACCGGTTGATGCCAGTGGTCGGCCAACAAGTCAGTGGTTATCTTCAGTGCCGGTGACAATTCACCCAGTATTATTAACTCAAGTAGAACGAGCTCTTGATATTCCCTGAGAGCGTACTAATGCAGAGTTAGCAAAAAAAACAAACCAAGATACATGAGCAGGTGGGTTCAAGAAAAATAGAGTTCAAGCACAAGCAGACAAAACTACTAAGAAAAAAGGTCTCGAAGATGCGGCAAAAACCCTAACCGACACACTAAAACCCACTAACGAACCCGATCTCCCGCCATCTGTGTTTCAATCTAAAATATACTTATCTCTAAATCAACAAATTAACACTTCAACTCAAGTAAGAGTTGAAAATCTTCGGCGTGTTAGTGAAAAAGTTTTAAGCTTTGATTTAGATAGTACTAATATAAAAAGACTAATCAATGCTCCAATTGAAATAGCTTCTAGTCTTACCACCGACGAAGTCTACAATCAATTAAGTCTAACTAATAATCAACATTCAAACTTTGCCTTTATAAAACCTAAGTTTGTAGTTGAAAAAACTGTAGGAATACCATGGCAAACAATTAAGAAGCCAACAACTTCAAAATCTATAGATTTAAATAGAGACCCCAACTGATATAGAAATGCAATAAAATCAAGAAATACACAACTTAACCGTCTCTACAATAGTACCAAACCTGAAGATACCTTATCTCTTGGCAATAATGTCTACATGACAATCAAAAATGATCATGACCCTCTAACTAGTTTGCTTTCTGGTGATCCTGCCGACAACCTCCAAGCTTTATCATTCCAAGTATATGATCCAAGTAATTTCATATCTAAGTATGCAAAGTCAAAAAATCCCCAACAAGTTAATACCTCTACTAGTGATTCTAGTTCAACCAGCCCTAAATCACAATTAGATTTGTATTCTTATCGTCTAAATAAAACACTTGAGACTAATGAAAGAAAAGGATGAACTAACGTTCATCCAAGTCAAAGTCTTAATGTACGTAGTAATTTAAGACTTCCTAATAATTATTTAAATATTATTTTAAATCAACCAACTAAAGTTACTTTTTATAATTCAAGTGACTTTATAAGAGATCTTTTTAGTGATCCTAATTCAAAAGATGAAGACATTAAAAAATATTCTTGAGCCGTTAAGGAAAAAGTTGGATCAAATGCTGTTGATTGAGGAACATCTTATTTTAATCTTTGGTATCCAAAAGAAATAATTGAAAAACAACCAAATATAATAACTGCTAATTTAACTGATTTATTATTTGTTGATCCTGATGAACTTGAAAACAACCAAAAAATGATTGCCCCAAATTTAGTTCAATGATGGCCAAATTTCCGTAATTCTGAAACAGCGGTTATTCAAACAACTGAAAATTCGACTGCAAAATCCAAAGTTCTTCAAAATCCAATTGGATGGACTAAAATTCAAGATGGCGGATATAATCTTCGGGTAAGAAAAACTTCATTTAATCGTGAGACCCGTACTTTTACCTTGACAACAAATATCCCTGTTCCAACCCAAGATTATTCACAAGTAGTTAAAGATACTGACGACTGGCGTTTTGTCTTCCAAAATGAAGATAAGCAAATTGCAATGCTTAAGGCAACATTAGTAACTGACAAATCAAGTAATCCTGACTACAAAAATAACGGTGCACTTCAATTTGAAACAGTTATTCCTGATCATTTCTTTTCTTCAAATGTTAGATTTGCTGGTATATTTAAACAAGAAGATAAAAAACTAAAATGACTACCAATTATTGATACTGAATACATTATCGATGATCGTTATTTTGAAAATATTACCAGTGATACACTTGACTTTAAAAATGCAAATGCCCGTGGTCTTACTAACAATGCTTTTGGTAATGTCTTTAAAGAATTTAACATTCATAAGCCAAAAATAACTAACTAA